tggtattggcatcaaaatagacaggtagatcaatggtacagaatagaggacatggacacaaacccaaataaatacaattttctcctactagacaaaggggccaaaaatatgcattggagaaaagatagcctcttcaacaaatggtgctgggaaaactggaaatccatatgcagcagaatgaaactaaagccctatctctcaccctgtacaaaactcaactcaaaggcCCTCAGAATCGACAGAGACCcctcatcttatagaagaaaatgtaggtccaaatcttcaacatgtcggccaaGGATCAGACTTCCCTTTTTTATCaatgagaatgttctgtggtttcaagtctccAAGCGACACCATTCTTCTGTAGTGATAAGTTAATCCAtgtagaatttggtatagaaacaTCAGATACTCAAGACCAGAGTCAAAGATTTATCTGTGTAAATGATGTCTTGTaaggttactatgtttgcatgttttaaatcttttaagaGTGAAACTCCATTGAGATCcatctatgtttatgatttctgagacaaacacctgttggtgactggacttcatcagatgacttccAGAAGATTGGTCACTCTcaacatctgatcccatttttagatatttgtgatcTCCTCGGGGATGGCCAGATTCGCAGTCAAAGAGGCTGCAGCGCCAGCCTCCAACTCCATGTCCCCATTGAacagagcctggccctgctccaCACCACCGCCTCTGCTCAGCGCCACCATCTTATAACCCTATGGTGGCATATTTCTATCAAGAACACAGTTACGGAAAGAGCCATACTGGTTTGTTTTCTAATAAATATCTGAGTTTCCTTTCATATACAACtgatgaaataatattagaaatggaaagaactatAGAATTCATCAagtataattttctcttcttatgcCTGTCTAAATTTAGCTCttgcttctttttccttcattcttccatgTGCAACCAAACAGGCAAATACTTCACCTCCATTTGCATATCCATGATTAAGTAGTGTTTTTTCAGTTTCAATGACTTCGAACAACTTCACTATGTTTGgatgatttaaaatcttcattatTCTTACTTCTCTGAAGAGCTTTTGTAGACTTGTTGGATTCAACTgagttttgtcaattatttttattgcatcCTCTCTGCCTGTAAGGATGTGTCGTGCCAATCTCACTTTTGCAAAGTTCCCCTTGCCGATCGTTTTCAACAGTCTGTAGTTTCCGATGTGAGGCTGCTCATCAGCACAGGAA
This genomic stretch from Sciurus carolinensis chromosome 12, mSciCar1.2, whole genome shotgun sequence harbors:
- the LOC124961351 gene encoding MAP/microtubule affinity-regulating kinase 3-like, whose product is MLVNKKYCKTRGAQGHSLDQAGDLDRGRCSPVAWGWAVLFSPPRGAATKAVRCALGPPLPTVNEGDTENHTSHGDGQQEVTSRTGRSGARCRSATASCADEQPHIGNYRLLKTIGKGNFAKVRLARHILTGREDAIKIIDKTQLNPTSLQKLFREVRIMKILNHPNIVKLFEVIETEKTLLNHGYANGGEVFACLVAHGRMKEKEARAKFRQA